The Crocosphaera subtropica ATCC 51142 genome includes a window with the following:
- the pstA gene encoding phosphate ABC transporter permease PstA — translation MSQKNLVNDISRRKLIDSCFAILGLLIIFVAIFILLGLVLQILIEGLPRLTPQFFVSFPSRKAEQAGILSAWVGTSLVMFVTACVAIPLGIASGVYLEEYARKNWLSAIIEINVTNLAGVPSIVYGLLALGLFVYQFQLGQSVLTAGLTLALLILPVVIVTTREAIRAIPISLREASYAVGATKWQTVWDHILPYSSGSILTGIIIGLARAIGQTAPLITIGALTFIAFLPESPLNNEFPFLPLEMTFPFFNFQQFFAWLNAPFTVLPIQMFTWVSRPEQEFQVNAAAAGTVLLIMTLGINGIAIYLRYRLRQGIKW, via the coding sequence ATGTCACAGAAAAATTTAGTTAATGATATTTCTAGACGGAAGCTGATAGATAGTTGCTTTGCTATTTTAGGATTATTGATTATTTTTGTAGCTATTTTCATTTTATTGGGATTAGTTTTACAGATATTAATAGAGGGGTTGCCCCGTTTAACCCCACAATTTTTTGTCTCTTTTCCGAGTCGTAAAGCAGAGCAAGCAGGAATTCTTTCAGCTTGGGTTGGCACCAGTCTGGTTATGTTTGTAACCGCCTGTGTTGCTATTCCCCTTGGTATCGCTTCAGGGGTTTATTTAGAAGAGTATGCTCGTAAAAATTGGCTATCAGCTATCATTGAAATCAATGTTACTAATTTAGCCGGTGTTCCTTCCATTGTTTATGGTTTATTAGCATTAGGATTATTCGTCTATCAATTCCAATTAGGACAAAGTGTTTTAACCGCAGGATTGACCTTAGCTTTGTTAATTTTACCTGTGGTTATTGTTACCACTCGTGAAGCAATTCGAGCGATTCCTATTAGTTTAAGGGAAGCTTCCTATGCCGTTGGCGCAACGAAATGGCAAACGGTCTGGGATCATATTTTACCTTATTCTTCTGGCAGTATTCTAACGGGAATTATTATCGGTTTAGCCCGTGCTATTGGTCAAACTGCCCCTTTAATTACCATTGGCGCATTAACTTTTATTGCCTTTTTACCCGAATCACCTCTTAATAACGAGTTTCCTTTTTTACCCCTGGAAATGACTTTTCCCTTCTTCAATTTTCAGCAATTTTTTGCCTGGTTAAATGCCCCGTTTACCGTCCTACCCATTCAAATGTTTACCTGGGTATCCCGTCCCGAACAAGAGTTTCAAGTGAATGCGGCAGCAGCAGGAACGGTGTTATTAATCATGACTTTAGGCATTAATGGAATTGCAATTTATTTACGCTATCGTTTACGTCAAGGAATCAAATGGTAG
- the pstB gene encoding phosphate ABC transporter ATP-binding protein PstB, translating to MVDQFSNNSHHLETINPKVEVKNFNFYYGDFHAIKNVSFKIPQQKVTALIGPSGCGKTTLLRCFNRLHDLYPNNRYEGEIRIDSLNILSPKVDPIEVRMRVSMVFQKPNPFPKSIYENVVYGLRVRGEKNRSVLDEKVEKALQNAALWNEVKDRLHKSAYDLSGGQQQRLCIARALVTEPEVILLDEPTSALDPIATNSIEELISQLQEKVTMIIVTHSMHQATRVSDYIAFMYLGEMIEFGKTEAIFSDPEEQKTKDYITGRIG from the coding sequence ATGGTAGACCAATTTTCTAATAATTCTCATCATTTAGAAACCATAAACCCGAAAGTAGAAGTTAAAAACTTTAATTTCTACTATGGAGATTTTCATGCTATTAAAAATGTTAGTTTTAAGATTCCTCAGCAAAAAGTAACGGCTTTAATTGGTCCGTCTGGCTGTGGTAAAACGACATTATTACGGTGTTTTAATCGTTTGCATGATCTCTATCCAAATAACCGTTACGAAGGGGAAATACGCATTGATTCCTTAAATATTTTAAGTCCTAAAGTTGACCCTATTGAGGTCAGAATGCGAGTCAGTATGGTCTTTCAAAAACCGAATCCCTTTCCTAAGTCAATCTATGAAAATGTGGTCTATGGGTTAAGGGTAAGAGGGGAAAAAAATAGAAGTGTGTTAGATGAAAAAGTCGAAAAAGCGTTACAAAATGCGGCCTTATGGAACGAAGTTAAAGATCGTTTACATAAATCAGCTTATGACTTATCAGGGGGTCAACAACAACGGTTATGTATTGCGAGGGCGTTAGTGACAGAACCCGAAGTTATCTTGTTAGATGAACCCACATCAGCCCTTGATCCCATTGCTACGAATAGTATAGAAGAACTAATTAGTCAATTACAAGAAAAAGTGACCATGATTATTGTCACCCACAGTATGCACCAAGCCACTAGAGTGTCTGATTATATTGCTTTTATGTACTTAGGAGAAATGATCGAATTTGGAAAAACCGAAGCGATTTTTTCTGATCCAGAAGAACAGAAAACCAAAGATTATATTACGGGGAGAATTGGCTAA
- the sipA gene encoding regulatory protein SipA yields MNEQQIAVGSKVSLITKPPYLKTADPMPMLRPADILDVGDEGIVMDRRPGGYWGVKFDKGTFLMESQYLAVATIQESSHTDV; encoded by the coding sequence ATGAATGAACAACAAATTGCTGTGGGGAGTAAAGTGTCTTTAATCACTAAACCTCCCTATCTCAAAACCGCCGATCCTATGCCCATGTTACGTCCGGCCGATATTCTAGATGTTGGAGACGAAGGCATTGTTATGGATCGTCGTCCTGGGGGTTATTGGGGGGTAAAGTTCGATAAAGGAACCTTTTTGATGGAAAGTCAATACCTTGCTGTTGCGACTATCCAGGAATCCTCTCATACGGATGTTTAG
- a CDS encoding low molecular weight protein-tyrosine-phosphatase encodes MAYKLLFVCLGNICRSPSAENIMNYLIQERGLEGKIICDSAGTSSYHIGASPDRRMQAAAGRRGIKLVGQARQFDLSDFETFDLILAMDRSNYRDILQLDPDNLYKEKVRLMCDFATQHRDREVPDPYYGGEAGFDHVINLLLDACDGLLEEFLK; translated from the coding sequence ATGGCGTATAAATTACTATTTGTCTGTCTGGGTAACATTTGCCGTTCTCCCTCTGCAGAAAACATTATGAACTATTTAATCCAAGAAAGAGGACTAGAAGGCAAAATTATCTGTGATTCTGCCGGAACATCCAGTTATCATATTGGGGCATCTCCTGATCGACGAATGCAAGCGGCCGCAGGTCGTCGGGGCATCAAATTGGTGGGACAAGCAAGGCAGTTTGATCTATCGGATTTTGAAACGTTTGACTTGATTTTGGCCATGGATCGTTCCAATTATCGGGACATTTTACAACTCGATCCAGACAATCTTTATAAAGAGAAAGTACGGTTAATGTGTGACTTTGCCACTCAACATCGAGACAGAGAAGTACCCGATCCCTACTACGGAGGAGAAGCCGGATTTGATCATGTGATTAATTTATTATTGGATGCTTGTGACGGCTTATTAGAGGAATTTTTAAAGTAA
- a CDS encoding SGNH/GDSL hydrolase family protein, with product MLKLPKKTRSYGSYYNNSYYNKGKTRPKISLLGIIIALPVLIILSEFLAQTYLGITGKGDTTKGTSPLIEAYKLQFRTATDKPIEGLKNQGNLVMQRSSTTGYELVDGQKSEFFYINEQGLRDNDPVPVAKPKNEIRIFVLGGSTAFGQLNPNNDSTISHQLEARLKQRVNQQKSSPSTYRPDVFPFFVPSRQKLMTLPPKIREGNYRVINAAVPGYTSGNELSQLALKILPYQPDLIVVLDGYEDIMLPSSQSQTDVPHIDEFLADAKGHFKNSLNFSADEWIKNTGLVRTYNSFTNPNNNSRPAANTSLPINTDGKPLKYYLPENQDELKRRVDRYKENHTRLISMSARLGIPVVLAIQPEITSRPLEKLSSDEKAIRDRLGKEYLEEFPKAYKEFVKATQQLGNTYPKNVKVLNFYQSNSNFPTPMFTDTVHLTEKSNTVLAETLYHAITAWEKIQIIPQNYYLKN from the coding sequence ATGCTGAAATTACCGAAAAAAACTCGCTCTTACGGTTCTTATTACAATAATTCTTACTACAATAAGGGAAAAACTCGGCCTAAGATATCATTACTAGGGATTATCATCGCTTTACCTGTCTTGATTATTCTCTCAGAATTTCTTGCCCAAACTTATCTAGGGATCACGGGAAAAGGAGACACCACGAAAGGGACTTCTCCCTTGATAGAAGCCTATAAGTTACAGTTTCGTACGGCTACCGATAAACCCATCGAAGGACTGAAAAATCAGGGTAATTTGGTGATGCAACGGAGTTCAACCACTGGTTACGAATTGGTCGATGGGCAAAAAAGTGAATTTTTCTATATCAATGAACAGGGGTTACGGGATAATGACCCGGTTCCTGTGGCTAAACCGAAAAATGAGATTCGTATCTTTGTCTTAGGGGGTTCGACGGCGTTTGGCCAGTTAAACCCTAATAATGACAGTACCATTAGTCATCAATTAGAAGCCCGTCTCAAACAACGGGTCAATCAGCAAAAAAGTTCTCCTTCCACCTATCGCCCGGATGTTTTTCCCTTTTTCGTTCCTTCACGACAAAAATTGATGACGTTACCCCCTAAAATTCGGGAAGGGAATTATCGGGTGATTAATGCTGCGGTTCCGGGCTATACTTCGGGTAATGAATTGTCTCAATTAGCCTTAAAAATTCTCCCCTATCAACCCGATTTAATTGTGGTTTTAGATGGGTACGAAGACATTATGTTACCCAGTAGTCAGTCACAAACGGATGTTCCTCATATTGATGAATTTTTGGCCGATGCTAAGGGGCATTTTAAGAATTCTTTGAATTTTTCGGCCGATGAATGGATTAAAAACACAGGGTTAGTGAGAACCTATAATTCGTTTACGAATCCTAACAATAATAGTCGTCCGGCCGCTAATACTAGCTTACCTATTAATACCGATGGCAAGCCTTTAAAATACTATTTACCTGAGAATCAAGATGAATTAAAGCGTCGGGTGGATCGTTACAAAGAAAACCATACACGGTTAATTTCAATGTCTGCTAGATTGGGTATTCCTGTGGTTCTTGCTATTCAACCAGAGATTACCTCCCGTCCCCTTGAAAAGCTTTCTTCTGATGAAAAAGCTATCCGCGATCGCTTAGGAAAAGAATACCTCGAAGAATTTCCTAAAGCTTATAAGGAATTTGTCAAAGCGACTCAACAGCTAGGAAATACTTATCCAAAAAATGTTAAAGTGTTGAATTTCTATCAAAGCAATTCTAATTTTCCCACTCCCATGTTTACCGACACCGTTCATTTAACTGAAAAGTCTAATACTGTCTTGGCAGAAACCCTCTATCACGCCATTACCGCTTGGGAAAAAATACAAATTATTCCCCAAAATTACTATTTGAAAAATTAA
- a CDS encoding glycosyltransferase family 2 protein yields the protein MFISVVIPTYNRKPILEKCLKALEKQEFNDDIIRNYEVVLVDDGSTDGTLEWLEKNKEKFTHVSCFSQNHLGPAAARNLGVTKANGDIIIFIDSDLVVTETFLQCHADALIKGEKKLGSDRLFTYGAVINTCNFDDPTSEPYKITDFSAAYFATGNVAIARKWLEKAGLFDTRFQLYGWEDLELGVRLKQLDLKLIKCPEAVGYHWHPPFNLGQIPNLIDKEIQRGRMGVLFYEKHPTFEVRLMIQMTLLHRILWGILSLGGILNERTLAPILQWLINQGKPQLALEIARIFLNWYNVQGVYSAYRDMVKN from the coding sequence GTGTTTATAAGTGTTGTCATTCCTACTTACAATCGTAAACCGATTTTAGAAAAATGCCTCAAGGCTTTAGAAAAACAAGAATTTAATGATGATATCATTAGGAATTATGAGGTTGTTTTAGTAGATGACGGATCAACCGATGGAACCCTAGAATGGTTAGAGAAGAATAAAGAAAAATTTACTCATGTTAGTTGTTTTTCTCAAAATCATTTGGGTCCAGCAGCAGCTAGAAATTTAGGCGTAACTAAAGCAAACGGTGATATAATTATCTTTATCGATAGTGATTTAGTGGTAACAGAAACCTTTTTACAATGCCACGCCGATGCTTTGATCAAAGGAGAGAAAAAACTAGGTAGCGATCGCCTGTTTACCTATGGGGCAGTCATTAATACTTGTAACTTTGATGATCCCACGTCTGAACCCTATAAAATAACCGATTTTTCCGCTGCTTATTTTGCTACAGGAAATGTAGCGATCGCCCGTAAATGGTTAGAAAAAGCCGGGTTATTTGACACAAGATTTCAACTGTATGGATGGGAAGATTTAGAACTAGGAGTCAGATTAAAACAGTTAGATTTAAAATTAATTAAATGTCCCGAAGCAGTAGGGTATCATTGGCATCCTCCCTTCAATTTAGGCCAAATTCCTAACTTAATCGATAAAGAAATTCAACGGGGGAGAATGGGGGTTTTATTTTATGAAAAACATCCTACTTTTGAAGTTCGTTTGATGATCCAAATGACTTTATTACATCGCATTTTGTGGGGAATTTTATCCTTAGGCGGTATATTAAATGAGCGTACCCTTGCCCCTATTTTACAGTGGTTAATTAACCAAGGAAAGCCCCAACTTGCCCTAGAAATTGCTCGAATTTTTCTCAATTGGTATAACGTTCAAGGTGTTTATTCTGCTTATCGAGATATGGTTAAAAATTAA
- a CDS encoding SirB1 family protein translates to MQSFLQETNKPDHQIDLAKAALIYAKYEYPKLNIQDYLTTLEIIAERVKDSLPSNLYPLKVIKTINKFLFQDLKFKGNTTNYYDPRNSYLNEVIDQKTGIPITLSVVYLEIAKRLDFPMVGIGMPGHFIIRPQFENVGIFVDVFNQGEILFEEDCEIKLQEIYQKPVSLEPHFLTPVSNQQILGRMLTNLKYIYLNRQDYPKMLRIIELLLQLFPNHPIELRDRGLLYYQLRQWEKATADLQLYLSILPTAADAPTIRQLLQQMR, encoded by the coding sequence ATGCAGTCTTTTTTACAAGAAACCAATAAACCTGATCATCAAATCGATCTAGCAAAAGCAGCCTTAATTTATGCAAAATATGAATATCCTAAACTGAATATTCAAGACTATTTAACAACTTTAGAGATAATTGCTGAAAGAGTAAAAGATAGTTTGCCAAGCAATTTATATCCCCTAAAAGTTATCAAAACTATCAATAAATTTTTATTTCAAGACTTAAAATTTAAGGGGAATACAACGAATTATTATGATCCTCGAAATAGTTATTTGAATGAAGTGATTGATCAAAAAACAGGTATTCCTATTACCTTATCTGTTGTTTATTTAGAAATAGCCAAACGCCTTGATTTTCCGATGGTTGGGATTGGAATGCCAGGACATTTTATTATTCGTCCTCAGTTTGAAAATGTAGGAATTTTTGTCGATGTTTTTAATCAAGGAGAAATTTTATTTGAAGAAGATTGTGAGATAAAATTACAAGAAATTTATCAAAAACCGGTTAGTTTAGAACCTCATTTTTTAACCCCTGTGAGTAATCAACAAATTCTAGGGAGAATGTTGACAAACTTAAAATATATCTATCTTAATCGTCAAGACTACCCTAAAATGTTGAGAATTATAGAATTACTGTTGCAATTATTTCCTAATCATCCCATAGAATTACGGGATCGTGGTTTACTCTATTATCAATTACGACAATGGGAAAAAGCCACAGCCGATCTACAATTGTATTTATCTATTTTACCCACCGCAGCAGATGCCCCAACCATTCGCCAACTTTTGCAACAAATGCGCTAA
- a CDS encoding DEP domain-containing protein: protein MKILDHKQVKYCNLVRRQEDNLQYLPGLMFKNKLFVKDKSFTIEQQKEAQDYGKKQFLENKGQKGYLLLEDVTGFIIWRESDEVEVWKNTSKNNVSATTDLDKLIDKIRSENGVKIKNRRHRLTLYPKCFIGSDLVDWLTKNLSISSEEAVKIGQELIDKKIIHHVSNEHQFENDYLFYRFFVDE from the coding sequence ATGAAAATTCTGGATCATAAACAGGTAAAATATTGTAATCTGGTTCGTCGTCAAGAGGATAACCTTCAATACTTACCTGGTTTAATGTTTAAAAATAAACTGTTTGTCAAAGATAAAAGCTTTACCATAGAACAACAAAAAGAAGCCCAAGACTACGGAAAAAAACAGTTTTTAGAGAATAAAGGACAGAAAGGATATTTATTATTAGAAGATGTAACCGGATTTATAATTTGGAGAGAAAGTGACGAAGTAGAAGTATGGAAAAATACGTCTAAGAATAATGTATCAGCAACAACAGATTTAGATAAACTGATCGATAAAATAAGAAGTGAAAACGGAGTTAAGATTAAAAACCGTCGCCATCGTCTGACACTATATCCTAAGTGTTTTATTGGTAGTGACTTAGTAGATTGGTTAACAAAAAATTTATCAATATCTTCAGAAGAAGCTGTCAAAATAGGACAAGAATTAATTGATAAGAAAATTATTCATCATGTCTCTAATGAACATCAGTTTGAAAATGACTATTTATTCTATCGGTTTTTTGTTGATGAGTGA
- a CDS encoding FAD-dependent oxidoreductase — protein sequence MNLNTNLSYLPENSRKGLQIADSRWQALRNNNLTPPTVISESNEVLNDFDADIIISGGTLGILIAASLQKQGNRVILIEKGKLKGREQEWNISREELQTFVELELLSTQELEQAIATEYNPGRVSFHKGYELWVEDVLNIGVDPVFLLETLKRKFLAAGGKLLENTPFNSAVIHDNGVLVKGGDTILKSRLLIDGMGHFSPIVQQARKGEKPDGICLVVGSCAEGYTNNETGDLIASFTPILNQCQYFWEAFPARDGRTTYLFTYVDAHPDRFSLEFFIEEYLRLLPDYQNIELEQLDFKRFLFGFFPAYQNSPLKMPWDRILPIGDSAGGQSPVSFGGFGSMVRHLQRLTFGINEALKLDSLDQKSLSLLQPYQPNISVTWLFQKTMSVEVDQTVSPNQINELMSGVFQVMDQLGDDVLKPFLQDVIQFPALMKTLPLVNPKLVLPILPQVGIHPLLNWTVHYFNLAVYSGLYPLGKWVKPLIDNLSPQQQYYYHRWLDAWKYGSGGDYNKE from the coding sequence ATGAATTTAAACACTAATCTTTCCTATTTACCAGAAAATAGTCGTAAAGGATTACAAATTGCTGATAGTCGTTGGCAAGCTTTGCGAAATAATAATTTAACTCCTCCCACAGTAATTAGTGAGAGTAATGAAGTGTTAAATGATTTTGATGCAGATATTATTATTTCTGGAGGGACCCTAGGCATTTTAATCGCTGCCAGCTTACAAAAGCAAGGAAATCGTGTTATTTTGATTGAAAAAGGTAAGTTAAAAGGAAGAGAACAAGAATGGAATATTTCTCGTGAAGAATTACAGACTTTTGTTGAACTTGAGTTATTATCAACCCAAGAATTAGAACAAGCGATCGCAACAGAATATAATCCAGGAAGAGTGAGTTTTCACAAAGGATATGAACTGTGGGTTGAAGATGTTTTAAATATTGGCGTTGATCCTGTTTTTTTATTGGAAACTCTGAAGCGAAAATTCTTAGCAGCAGGAGGCAAGTTATTAGAAAATACCCCCTTTAATTCAGCAGTGATTCATGATAATGGTGTGTTAGTGAAGGGGGGTGATACTATTTTAAAATCCCGTTTACTAATAGATGGAATGGGACACTTTTCTCCCATTGTTCAGCAAGCAAGAAAAGGAGAAAAACCAGACGGAATTTGCTTAGTGGTAGGAAGTTGTGCAGAGGGTTATACGAATAACGAGACAGGAGATTTAATTGCCTCTTTCACACCGATTTTAAATCAGTGTCAATACTTTTGGGAAGCTTTTCCAGCAAGGGACGGAAGAACAACTTATTTATTTACTTATGTAGATGCTCATCCTGACCGTTTTAGTTTAGAATTTTTCATAGAAGAATATCTAAGATTACTCCCAGACTACCAAAACATAGAATTAGAACAGTTAGACTTTAAACGGTTTTTATTTGGTTTCTTTCCTGCTTATCAAAACAGTCCTTTAAAAATGCCTTGGGATAGAATTTTACCCATTGGAGATAGTGCTGGCGGACAATCTCCTGTTAGTTTCGGTGGGTTTGGATCGATGGTTCGTCATTTACAACGGCTAACTTTTGGCATAAATGAAGCGTTAAAATTAGATAGTTTAGATCAGAAATCTTTATCTTTATTACAACCTTATCAACCGAATATTTCTGTCACTTGGTTATTCCAAAAAACCATGAGTGTTGAGGTTGATCAAACAGTGTCACCCAATCAAATTAATGAGTTAATGAGTGGAGTTTTTCAAGTCATGGATCAACTGGGAGATGATGTTTTAAAACCCTTTTTACAAGATGTGATTCAGTTTCCCGCTTTAATGAAAACTTTACCGTTAGTTAACCCTAAATTAGTTTTACCTATCTTACCCCAAGTAGGCATTCACCCTTTACTCAATTGGACAGTACACTACTTCAATTTAGCTGTCTATAGTGGGTTATATCCTCTAGGAAAATGGGTTAAACCTCTTATAGACAACTTATCCCCTCAACAACAATACTATTATCATCGTTGGTTAGATGCTTGGAAATATGGGTCAGGAGGGGATTATAATAAGGAATAA
- the tmk gene encoding dTMP kinase produces the protein MQPLFIVLEGIDKAGKTTQAERLKRYLINQGDSAIISSEPTEGVIGELIRKAMQSPVFKINDKAKFDQQMAYLFAADRHYHLYNEVDGVYKLIQQDHYHVIATRYYFSSLAYNSNNQEEFNFVYGLNKRFPNPDLVIYLDIPLDIALSRLENTHDKEVYETKEKLQQVQDNYQQIFQSYKGQILTIDGKNNIEQIHQEIITYLEKQFS, from the coding sequence ATGCAGCCTTTATTTATTGTTTTAGAAGGAATTGATAAAGCTGGAAAAACGACCCAAGCAGAACGATTGAAACGCTATTTAATTAATCAAGGAGATTCAGCAATTATTAGTTCTGAACCCACAGAAGGAGTGATTGGAGAGTTAATCAGAAAAGCGATGCAAAGTCCAGTTTTTAAGATTAATGATAAAGCTAAATTTGATCAACAAATGGCCTATTTGTTTGCTGCGGATAGACATTATCATTTATACAATGAAGTGGATGGAGTCTATAAATTAATCCAACAGGATCATTATCATGTTATTGCCACTCGTTATTATTTTTCTTCTTTGGCTTATAATTCTAATAATCAAGAAGAGTTTAACTTTGTCTATGGATTAAATAAACGTTTCCCTAATCCAGATTTAGTCATTTATTTAGATATTCCTTTAGATATTGCCTTATCTCGTCTTGAAAATACCCATGATAAAGAGGTGTATGAAACTAAAGAAAAATTACAGCAAGTTCAAGATAATTATCAGCAAATTTTTCAATCTTATAAGGGTCAAATACTAACAATAGACGGTAAAAATAACATCGAACAAATTCACCAAGAAATTATCACTTACCTTGAAAAACAGTTTAGTTGA
- a CDS encoding MAPEG family protein gives MMEIYPSLVTVIALAVYFIITANVGRNRAKYNVPPPATTGDPNFERALRVQQNTLEQLVFFLPLLWLFCFYIDPIWGSAIGGFWIIGRILYAVGYYQAAEKRTVGFAISSFSSLALLIGSIAGMILVLIK, from the coding sequence ATGATGGAAATTTATCCTAGCTTAGTAACAGTTATTGCCTTAGCGGTCTATTTTATTATTACTGCGAATGTAGGTCGTAACAGGGCTAAATATAATGTCCCACCCCCTGCAACCACAGGAGATCCTAACTTTGAAAGGGCTTTAAGAGTTCAACAGAATACCTTGGAACAGCTGGTATTTTTTTTACCGTTATTATGGTTATTCTGTTTCTATATTGATCCCATTTGGGGATCAGCCATTGGAGGATTTTGGATTATTGGCCGTATTTTGTATGCAGTCGGATACTATCAAGCTGCTGAAAAAAGAACAGTGGGTTTTGCTATTAGTTCCTTTAGTAGTTTAGCTTTATTGATAGGTTCTATAGCGGGGATGATCTTAGTGTTAATTAAATAA
- a CDS encoding NAD(P)H-quinone oxidoreductase subunit N: MDFSSNIASQLNAGTILPEGIVIITLMVVLIGDLIGGRNARMWLPYGAIAGLLAALFALYTAWDNPSTIGFLGAFNGDNLSIVFRGIIALSTIVTLLMSIRYVEQTGTSLAEFIGIMLTATLGGMFLSGANELVMIFISLEMLSISSYLMTGYMKRDPRSNEAALKYLLIGASSSAIFLYGSSLLYGLSGGETTLDTISAKILASDGSSSLGLAIALVFVIAGIAFKISAVPFHQWTPDVYEGSPTPVVAFLSVGSKAAGFALAIRLLVTAFSSIVDEWHLIFTALAILSMVLGNVVALAQTSMKRMLAYSSIGQAGFVMIGLTAGTDAGYSSMVFYLLVYLFMNLGAFSGVILFSLRTGTDQISEYAGLYQKDPLLTLGLSLCLLSLGGIPPLAGFFGKIYLFWAGWQAELYGLVLLALVTSVVSIYYYIRVVKMMVVKEPHEMSDSVKNYPEIRWNLEGMRPLQVGLVLSVIATSLAGILSNPLFSLANDSVTSTPILQSTIVNTRISQGEIPSSTIDP, translated from the coding sequence ATGGACTTTTCTAGCAACATTGCCAGTCAACTAAATGCTGGGACAATTCTACCGGAAGGAATTGTTATCATTACCCTGATGGTGGTTCTCATTGGGGATCTCATTGGGGGACGGAACGCCAGAATGTGGCTACCCTACGGGGCGATCGCTGGGTTATTGGCCGCTTTGTTCGCCTTATACACCGCTTGGGATAACCCGTCGACCATCGGGTTTCTGGGGGCTTTTAATGGAGATAATTTAAGTATTGTTTTTCGAGGGATCATTGCCTTATCTACGATCGTGACCCTTTTAATGTCCATTCGCTATGTAGAACAAACCGGGACTTCCTTAGCGGAATTCATTGGAATCATGTTGACAGCCACCTTGGGGGGAATGTTTCTCTCTGGGGCCAACGAATTAGTGATGATTTTTATCTCTTTGGAGATGTTAAGTATCTCGTCTTATTTGATGACCGGATACATGAAGCGTGATCCCCGTTCTAATGAAGCAGCCTTGAAATATCTCTTAATTGGGGCTTCGAGTTCAGCGATTTTCCTCTACGGTAGTTCTTTACTGTATGGTTTATCGGGGGGAGAAACTACCCTGGATACGATTTCAGCGAAAATTTTAGCCAGTGACGGTAGTTCTTCATTGGGACTGGCGATCGCTTTAGTGTTCGTGATTGCTGGTATTGCCTTTAAAATTTCGGCCGTCCCCTTCCACCAATGGACACCGGATGTGTATGAAGGTTCCCCGACTCCTGTGGTTGCATTTCTCTCGGTGGGATCAAAAGCAGCCGGTTTTGCTTTGGCTATTCGCTTATTGGTCACCGCTTTTTCTTCGATTGTGGACGAATGGCATTTAATTTTCACCGCTTTGGCCATCCTCAGTATGGTTTTGGGTAATGTGGTAGCCTTAGCCCAAACCAGTATGAAACGAATGTTAGCCTATTCTTCCATTGGCCAAGCCGGGTTTGTGATGATTGGGTTAACCGCCGGAACCGATGCGGGATATTCGAGTATGGTGTTCTACTTATTGGTCTATCTGTTTATGAACTTGGGGGCTTTTAGTGGAGTGATCCTCTTTTCCCTGAGAACTGGAACGGATCAAATTAGTGAATATGCAGGACTTTATCAAAAAGATCCCTTGTTAACTTTGGGTCTAAGCCTTTGTTTACTGTCTTTGGGCGGAATTCCTCCTTTGGCTGGATTTTTTGGTAAGATTTACCTATTTTGGGCTGGTTGGCAAGCTGAACTCTATGGACTGGTGTTATTAGCTTTAGTTACCAGTGTGGTGTCGATTTACTATTACATTCGTGTGGTAAAAATGATGGTGGTCAAAGAACCCCACGAAATGTCTGATTCTGTGAAAAATTATCCTGAAATTCGCTGGAATTTAGAGGGAATGCGTCCTTTACAAGTGGGCTTAGTGTTATCAGTTATTGCGACATCCTTAGCAGGGATTTTATCCAATCCTCTGTTTAGTTTAGCCAATGATTCTGTCACCAGTACCCCCATTTTACAGTCCACTATTGTCAATACTCGTATTTCTCAAGGGGAAATACCGTCTTCTACCATTGACCCATAA